In Pleuronectes platessa chromosome 5, fPlePla1.1, whole genome shotgun sequence, a single genomic region encodes these proteins:
- the LOC128439854 gene encoding tapasin, producing MDSLLHILCVLSLCSGVLSLHQMTWLPCQFTDEKVFLNEDGHTETQLKHRQVMLQFGQKGDDPVNPHAVTFLVTGSKLDLRDYVEGVEADLLDCELRRYSTEGIHVHWPAQENKEYNRWFSCTLKHSKGLFTVTSFLRHPSDQPPPGQQDYRNWPVIEDGEILTTMVALVMKTQSPSVKATLSSQQKLHCQFALDHRDPDVTVEWNWQHRGERIPLFSHSPRLRHNQGTGVELKSLAKGDATYNLPFTKMSSEGRYICSVSVNPLFTSLDINLYVEEPPRVTINVGPILQLKEGEEQRIFCDAENYYPLDVDIVWHEIDPEAAGQRVGAPLPRVVQNLMLKSHKHNLDKTFSLSAFFYLQGSRRNSGKKFTCSVSHQSLRMPIKKSFILHVEEPSSWFSDLNVGVVMFALVLLLCVMLFYLHSARRQSVQKKPY from the exons ATGGATTCACTCTTACACATACTTTGTGTCTTGTCTCTATGTTCAG GAGTTCTGAGCCTGCATCAGATGACATGGCTGCCCTGTCAGTTCACTGATGAAAAGGTGTTTTTGAATGAAGATGGTCACACTGAGACTCAGCTCAAACACAGACAGGTCATGCTGCAGTTTGGCCAGAAAGGAGATGATCCAGTCAACCCACATGCCGTCACTTTCCTGGTCACAG GATCTAAGTTGGACCTGCGCGATTATGTGGAGGGGGTGGAGGCCGATCTGTTGGACTGTGAGCTGCGTAGGTACAGTACAGAGGGGATCCATGTCCACTGGCCTGCCCAGGAAAACAAGGAGTACAACCGTTGGTTCAGCTGCACCCTCAAACACAGCAAGGGCCTGTTCACCGTCACTAGCTTCCTCAGACATCCATCTGACCAACCCCCCCCTGGACAGCAGGACTACCGCAACTGGCCTGTCATTGAGGACGGGGAGATACTCACAACAATGG TTGCCCTGGTCATGAAAACACAATCTCCATCAGTCAAAGCCACCCTGAGCTCCCAACAAAAGCTTCACTGCCAGTTTGCTCTGGACCACAGGGATCCAGATGTCACTGTGGAGTGGAACTGGCAACATCGTGGCGAAAGAATCCCACTCTTCAGCCATTCCCCCCGCTTACGGCATAACCAGGGGACTGGGGTTGAGTTGAAGAGCCTCGCCAAGGGGGATGCTACCTATAACCTCCCCTTCACCAAGATGAGCAGTGAAGGGAGGTACATTTGTTCAGTGTCAGTGAATCCACTGTTCACCAGTCTGGATATAAATCTGTATGTCGAAG AGCCTCCCCGTGTCACTATCAACGTCGGACCCATCCTCCAACTGAAGGAGGGCGAGGAACAGAGGATTTTCTGTGATGCAGAGAATTACTACCCTCTGGATGTGGATATTGTTTGGCATGAGATAGACCCGGAAGCGGCAGGCCAGAGGGTTGGCGCTCCTCTGCCCAGGGTAGTCCAGAACCTTATGCTGAAAAGCCACAAACACAACCTAGACAAGACCTTCTCTCTGTCGGCGTTCTTCTACCTCCAGGGTTCCCGCAGGAACTCTGGGAAAAAGTTTACATGCAGCGTCTCACACCAGTCCTTGCGGATGCCCATCAAAAAGAGCTTCATCCTGCATGTTGAAG AGCCAAGCAGCTGGTTTTCTGATCTCAATGTTGGTGTCGTCATGTTCGCCTTGGTGCTCCTCctgtgtgtgatgctgtttTACCTGCACTCAG CAAGAAGACAATCAGTACAG aaAAAACCATACTGA
- the LOC128439855 gene encoding tapasin-like, with translation MDSLLHVLCVLSLCSGVLSLHQMTWLPCQFTDEKVFLNEDGHTETQLKHRQVMLQFGQKGDDPVNPHAVTFLVTGSKLDLRDYVEGVEADLLDCELRRYSTEGIHVHWPAQENKEYNRWFSCTLKHSKGLFTVTSFLRHPSDQPPPEQQDYRNWPVIEDGEILTTMVALFMKTQSPSVKATLSSQQKLHCQFALDHRDPDVTVEWNWQHRGERIPLFSHSPRLRHNQGTGVELKSLAKGDATYNLPFTKMSSEGRYICSVSVNPLFTSLDINLYVEEPPRVTINVGPILQLKEGEEQRIFCDAENYYPLDVDIVWHEIDPEAAGQRVGAPLPRVVQNLLLKSHKHNQDKTFSLSAFFYLQGSRRNSEKKFTCSVSHQSLRMPIKKSFILHVEEPSSWFSDLNVGVVMFALVLLLCVMLFYLHSARRQSVQKKPY, from the exons ATGGATTCACTCTTACACGTACTTTGTGTCTTGTCTCTATGTTCAG GAGTTCTGAGCCTGCATCAGATGACATGGCTGCCCTGTCAGTTCACTGATGAAAAGGTGTTTTTGAATGAAGATGGTCACACTGAGACTCAGCTCAAACACAGACAGGTCATGCTGCAGTTTGGCCAGAAAGGAGATGATCCAGTCAACCCACATGCCGTCACTTTTCTGGTCACAG GATCTAAGTTGGACCTGCGGGATTATGTGGAGGGGGTGGAGGCCGATCTGTTGGACTGTGAGCTGCGTAGGTACAGTACAGAGGGGATCCATGTCCACTGGCCTGCCCAGGAAAACAAGGAGTACAACCGTTGGTTCAGCTGCACCCTCAAACACAGCAAGGGCCTGTTCACCGTCACTAGCTTCCTCAGACATCCATCTGACCAACCCCCCCCTGAACAGCAGGACTACCGCAACTGGCCTGTCATTGAGGACGGGGAGATACTCACAACAATGG TTGCCCTTTTCATGAAAACACAATCTCCATCAGTCAAAGCCACCCTGAGCTCCCAACAAAAGCTTCACTGCCAGTTTGCTCTGGACCACAGGGATCCAGATGTCACTGTGGAGTGGAACTGGCAACATCGTGGCGAAAGAATCCCACTCTTCAGCCATTCCCCCCGCTTACGGCATAACCAGGGGACTGGGGTTGAGTTGAAGAGCCTCGCCAAGGGGGATGCTACCTATAACCTCCCCTTCACCAAGATGAGCAGTGAAGGGAGGTACATTTGTTCAGTGTCAGTGAATCCACTGTTCACCAGTCTGGATATAAATCTGTATGTCGAAG AGCCTCCCCGTGTCACTATCAACGTCGGACCCATCCTCCAACTGAAGGAGGGCGAGGAACAGAGGATTTTCTGTGATGCAGAGAATTACTACCCTCTGGATGTGGATATTGTTTGGCATGAGATAGACCCGGAAGCGGCAGGCCAGAGGGTTGGCGCTCCTCTGCCCAGGGTAGTCCAGAACCTTTTGCTGAAAagccacaaacacaaccaagaCAAGACCTTCTCTCTGTCGGCGTTCTTCTACCTCCAGGGTTCCCGCAGGAACTCTGAGAAAAAGTTTACATGCAGCGTCTCACACCAGTCCCTGCGGATGCCCATCAAAAAGAGCTTCATCCTGCATGTTGAAG AGCCAAGCAGCTGGTTTTCTGATCTCAATGTTGGTGTCGTCATGTTCGCCTTGGTGCTCCTCctgtgtgtgatgctgtttTACCTGCACTCAG CAAGAAGACAATCAGTACAG aaAAAACCATACTGA